The Geobacter sp. AOG2 genome includes a window with the following:
- a CDS encoding ATP-binding protein: MRQKTRTIRRTTALFAGTMAVIIAFLIPAGYFAISYEYLRGSMETQADMNARAATDMVMANPGMWMFEQTRLAELLQRRTAAGVIEIRRIIDPKGKVIAENADTLSSPVISLRRNIFDAGAVVAQFEITRSLSHLLAKTALVSVASTFLGALIFLAFRILPYRALVQTQSFLDVREQQLAETNEHLRYEFDERIHAENLLFKMSAIIQQSPSSVVIMDTDGIIEFANPKFIEMMDCSEDDVIGKKLYELKTNAGPGNNFQNIWETVVSGNVWQGELFSTHCNKGFVWEYATIFPISVQSRATTNYIAIFEDINDRKSLEEQLRHSQKMDAMGQIAGGVAHDFSNLLTVIIGYATMLKDNLQDRDAALYRLDSILSAANRGVQLTGSLLAFGRKQILNPRLVDLAGIIKNMEEFLRQIIGEDIMLETEYGAGKYYVRADSSNVEQVIMNLVSNARDAMPNGGRITIKLSKEELDGNFVATHGYGLPGTHALFSVTDTGPGIEKQILTKIFEPFFTSKEIGKGTGLGLSIVHGIIKQHNGFITVQSKEGEGTVFSVFLPIAQDMCLAEDEEQGVCTLPADNPPGSEAVLVAEDDALVRALVSSILTESGYAVISANDGEDAVAKFGMHSERIGLLLMDVVMPKMGGWNAYQKIKEKQPDIKIIFISGYSDNDILRSGLPEDGVHFLQKPLTRNVLLSRVREVLDGENG; this comes from the coding sequence GTGAGACAGAAAACCCGTACTATACGCCGTACCACTGCCCTGTTCGCCGGGACCATGGCCGTCATCATTGCGTTCCTGATACCGGCGGGCTATTTCGCCATTTCCTATGAATATCTGCGTGGCAGCATGGAGACGCAGGCCGACATGAATGCCCGCGCGGCCACAGATATGGTGATGGCGAATCCCGGCATGTGGATGTTCGAACAAACCAGGCTTGCCGAGTTGCTTCAACGGCGCACCGCTGCCGGGGTAATCGAGATACGGCGTATCATTGATCCGAAGGGCAAGGTCATTGCGGAAAACGCGGACACCTTGTCTTCGCCGGTTATCTCGCTGCGAAGGAATATCTTCGACGCAGGCGCGGTTGTGGCACAGTTCGAGATTACTCGTTCATTGAGTCATCTACTGGCAAAGACGGCTCTGGTAAGTGTCGCTTCGACGTTTTTGGGTGCACTCATCTTTCTTGCTTTCCGCATACTCCCTTACCGGGCGCTCGTGCAAACGCAAAGTTTTCTTGACGTGAGAGAGCAACAGTTGGCTGAGACCAATGAACACCTCCGTTACGAATTTGATGAGCGCATTCACGCTGAAAATCTGCTCTTCAAGATGTCGGCAATCATCCAACAAAGCCCATCTTCGGTCGTTATCATGGATACGGACGGTATTATCGAGTTTGCCAACCCCAAGTTCATTGAGATGATGGACTGTTCCGAGGATGACGTAATTGGCAAGAAATTGTATGAATTAAAGACAAACGCCGGACCGGGCAATAATTTTCAGAATATTTGGGAAACAGTGGTATCCGGTAACGTCTGGCAGGGTGAATTATTCAGCACGCATTGCAACAAAGGCTTTGTTTGGGAATATGCCACCATCTTTCCCATCAGCGTTCAGAGCCGGGCTACCACCAATTACATCGCTATTTTTGAGGATATAAACGACAGAAAATCGCTTGAAGAACAGTTGCGCCATTCCCAGAAAATGGATGCGATGGGACAGATTGCCGGCGGCGTTGCCCACGATTTCAGCAACCTGCTGACGGTAATCATTGGCTATGCAACCATGCTCAAGGACAACCTGCAGGACCGGGATGCGGCCCTGTACAGACTGGACAGCATCCTTTCCGCGGCAAACCGGGGTGTACAACTGACGGGCTCCCTGCTCGCATTCGGTAGAAAACAGATTTTAAACCCGCGGCTGGTCGACCTGGCCGGCATCATCAAAAATATGGAAGAATTTTTGCGCCAGATAATCGGCGAAGATATCATGCTCGAAACGGAATATGGTGCCGGGAAATATTATGTCCGCGCGGACAGCAGTAACGTCGAGCAAGTGATCATGAATCTGGTGTCCAACGCCCGCGATGCCATGCCCAATGGCGGTCGCATTACTATCAAGTTGTCGAAAGAGGAACTGGATGGCAACTTCGTCGCAACCCATGGTTACGGCCTGCCAGGAACCCACGCTCTTTTCTCCGTTACCGACACCGGTCCTGGAATCGAGAAGCAAATTCTGACCAAGATATTCGAGCCGTTTTTTACCTCCAAGGAAATCGGCAAGGGGACTGGCCTGGGGCTGTCGATCGTGCATGGCATTATCAAACAACACAACGGATTTATCACCGTGCAGAGCAAGGAAGGTGAGGGAACTGTCTTCTCTGTATTTTTGCCGATTGCACAGGATATGTGCCTCGCGGAAGATGAAGAGCAGGGCGTTTGTACCCTTCCTGCGGACAATCCGCCGGGTTCCGAGGCTGTCCTGGTGGCTGAAGACGACGCCTTGGTAAGGGCTCTGGTCTCAAGCATACTGACCGAGAGTGGTTATGCCGTCATTTCGGCCAATGATGGCGAGGATGCCGTAGCCAAGTTTGGAATGCATTCCGAAAGGATCGGCTTGCTGCTCATGGATGTGGTTATGCCGAAGATGGGCGGTTGGAACGCGTACCAAAAAATCAAGGAAAAACAACCGGATATCAAGATTATTTTTATCAGTGGCTACTCGGATAACGATATCCTTCGGAGCGGATTACCGGAGGATGGGGTACATTTTTTGCAAAAGCCGTTGACACGGAATGTGTTGCTGTCCAGAGTCCGCGAAGTTCTTGATGGGGAAAACGGATAG
- a CDS encoding HIT family protein, translating to MWGFARKCVFCSDAIHHRVLMELGTVFAVEDLYPVTQGHLLVVPYRHTLDYFSMTDEERSDAQRLLIALREQIMRYDSTVQGFNIGINCGPVAGQSILHAHIHLIPRREGIELGNKHFDYLETRRT from the coding sequence ATGTGGGGATTTGCCAGGAAGTGCGTATTTTGTTCCGACGCAATACATCACCGCGTGCTGATGGAGCTGGGAACCGTCTTTGCCGTTGAGGATCTTTATCCGGTGACTCAAGGTCACTTGCTCGTCGTGCCCTATCGCCACACCCTGGACTATTTCAGCATGACCGACGAAGAACGCTCCGACGCGCAACGGTTGCTGATTGCGCTCAGGGAGCAGATCATGCGCTACGATTCTACGGTGCAAGGTTTCAACATAGGCATAAACTGTGGCCCTGTCGCCGGTCAATCCATACTGCACGCCCATATCCACCTGATCCCGCGTCGCGAAGGAATCGAACTTGGCAACAAGCATTTTGATTATCTCGAGACGAGGCGAACATGA
- a CDS encoding methyl-accepting chemotaxis protein, translating into MQALQEYYYRLSIKMRIALLCFCYSICMIALTILARTDSGAVRWGSLGLFIILGAFFGMLNIMGIGSSINRVIAHLQTMANGDLSQNIVAKRNNEISLIIKTIAELQQNMRSMISAIQSTSEGLTKAAGDLRQTSEGMAAGAEQAVEQSASVVHAVEDLTSVSSDIARNCQLMSSKATETKESTMDGERTIDAMSRMMVEIGTLVSDTTLAVESLGNNSHQIGEIVGTIEDIADQTNLLALNAAIEAARAGEQGRGFAVVADEVRSLAVRTTTATQQIHKIIAVLQSDVKNVVESMGQSSRSVKNGEQGVQLSSQAITDIKSHIEILTDSVAQIATAIEEQSATTAGVRNNIRAISDVIDNVSRGTRETDQAASGLTDSAVDLRAMASKFRV; encoded by the coding sequence ATGCAAGCACTTCAGGAGTACTATTACCGCCTCTCCATCAAGATGCGAATTGCACTGCTCTGTTTCTGCTACAGCATCTGTATGATCGCATTGACCATTTTGGCCCGTACCGATTCAGGGGCGGTTCGATGGGGTTCGTTGGGGCTTTTCATAATCCTGGGCGCTTTTTTCGGCATGCTGAACATCATGGGGATCGGAAGTTCGATCAACCGGGTGATCGCGCACCTTCAGACCATGGCCAACGGCGACCTGTCCCAGAATATCGTCGCCAAGCGTAACAATGAAATCAGCCTTATAATCAAAACAATAGCCGAGTTACAGCAAAACATGCGTTCGATGATCTCTGCCATCCAGTCAACATCTGAAGGTCTGACCAAGGCCGCCGGCGATCTGCGCCAGACCTCCGAAGGCATGGCGGCCGGCGCCGAACAGGCGGTGGAACAGTCGGCTTCAGTCGTGCACGCCGTCGAAGATCTCACGTCGGTCAGCTCCGATATTGCCCGGAATTGCCAGCTAATGTCCAGTAAGGCGACGGAGACGAAGGAATCCACGATGGATGGCGAACGGACCATTGACGCCATGTCCCGGATGATGGTTGAGATCGGCACGCTGGTCAGCGATACGACCCTGGCGGTCGAGTCGCTGGGTAATAATTCCCATCAGATCGGCGAGATCGTGGGAACCATCGAGGATATTGCAGATCAGACCAACCTGCTGGCGTTGAACGCAGCCATTGAAGCGGCTCGTGCCGGTGAGCAGGGGCGCGGGTTCGCCGTCGTGGCGGACGAGGTAAGAAGCCTTGCGGTGCGCACAACAACAGCGACACAGCAAATCCATAAGATCATAGCAGTTCTGCAGAGCGACGTGAAAAACGTCGTCGAGTCCATGGGACAGAGTTCGCGGAGCGTCAAAAACGGTGAGCAGGGAGTCCAGCTCTCCAGTCAGGCAATAACGGACATCAAGTCTCACATTGAAATTTTGACCGACAGTGTTGCCCAGATTGCAACCGCAATCGAGGAACAGTCAGCCACCACTGCCGGCGTCAGAAATAATATACGTGCGATCAGCGATGTCATCGACAACGTTTCCCGTGGCACCAGGGAAACGGATCAGGCAGCCTCCGGCCTAACGGATTCGGCTGTCGATCTGCGGGCAATGGCGAGCAAATTCCGCGTGTAA
- a CDS encoding M3 family oligoendopeptidase produces the protein MSQTDLTWNTALLYPSPDSPELEADLASFGSLAATFRERYFEKLAGLDSAAILSAVQEYEALQVRMAKPFCYAHLLFAADSADEANRALAQRCSELGSGLSQQLLFFDLELMHLDDRSFEALCNLPEAAPYVHFLAGIRKFRPYSLKENEERLLTRKDLTGVNAFTKLFDELSASFSYRMELDGEERDFTGEELLSLLHHPSADVRFRAQTTFLERHAEHGIVFNSVFNNMALDHGQEMELRGYATPIQPTNIGNEIPDEAVEHLMHVTEANYGLAQDYFRLKAKMLGMDKIRNCDMYAPVAESEKQYGFDEARDLVVSSYSQYDPDFGRIVGAFFDERRVDVLPRAGKSGGAFAMGVSPQIPPFLLLNYTGTLRDLATIAHEAGHGLHFVLAQKQNMLNYHAPLPLAETASVFGEMLLTRMLLENETDPAVRKSLLCAKIEDIIATTFRQTVLTRFELRLHNERQAGLLSNDRIAGIWLEENGKLFGDAVEPIPAYRWGWSYISHFIHSRFYCYSYTFAELLVLALFQKYREEGEGFKPGYRRLLESGGALSPADTARLAGIDITAEDFWQKGYDFLKGLIEELQEIV, from the coding sequence ATGTCCCAAACCGATCTGACTTGGAACACCGCCCTGCTCTACCCTTCACCGGATTCGCCCGAGCTTGAGGCCGACCTGGCCTCCTTCGGCAGCTTGGCCGCTACGTTCCGCGAACGTTACTTCGAGAAGCTGGCAGGCCTGGACAGCGCCGCCATCCTGTCCGCCGTGCAGGAATACGAGGCCTTGCAGGTGCGTATGGCCAAACCGTTCTGCTATGCACACCTGCTGTTTGCCGCGGATTCGGCCGACGAAGCCAACCGCGCCCTGGCACAGCGCTGTTCCGAGCTTGGTAGCGGTCTGTCCCAGCAACTGTTGTTCTTTGACCTGGAGTTGATGCACCTGGACGACCGGAGCTTTGAAGCGCTCTGCAACCTGCCGGAAGCGGCGCCGTACGTTCATTTCCTGGCCGGCATCCGCAAATTCCGTCCCTACAGCCTCAAGGAAAACGAGGAGCGGCTCCTGACCCGCAAGGACCTGACCGGTGTGAACGCCTTCACCAAACTGTTCGACGAATTGTCGGCATCCTTCAGCTACCGTATGGAGCTGGACGGCGAGGAACGGGATTTCACCGGAGAGGAATTGCTCTCGTTGCTGCACCACCCGTCGGCCGACGTCCGTTTCCGAGCCCAGACCACCTTCCTGGAACGCCACGCCGAGCACGGCATCGTCTTCAATTCGGTATTCAACAACATGGCTCTCGACCATGGCCAGGAGATGGAGCTGCGTGGCTATGCAACGCCGATCCAGCCCACCAACATCGGCAACGAGATCCCGGATGAGGCGGTGGAGCATCTGATGCACGTGACCGAGGCCAACTACGGCCTTGCCCAGGATTATTTCCGCCTCAAGGCCAAGATGCTCGGCATGGACAAGATCCGCAACTGCGACATGTACGCCCCGGTGGCCGAGTCGGAGAAGCAGTATGGCTTTGACGAGGCCCGGGACCTGGTAGTCTCATCCTACAGCCAATACGACCCGGATTTCGGCCGTATAGTCGGGGCCTTCTTCGATGAGCGCCGCGTGGACGTGCTGCCGCGCGCCGGCAAATCGGGAGGCGCCTTTGCCATGGGGGTTTCGCCGCAGATCCCACCGTTTCTGTTACTCAACTATACCGGCACCCTGCGCGATCTGGCCACCATCGCCCATGAGGCGGGCCACGGTCTGCACTTTGTCCTGGCCCAGAAGCAGAACATGCTCAACTACCACGCCCCGCTGCCGTTGGCCGAAACCGCGTCGGTTTTCGGCGAAATGCTGCTGACCCGCATGTTGCTTGAAAACGAAACCGATCCGGCGGTGCGCAAATCATTGTTGTGCGCCAAGATCGAGGACATCATCGCCACCACTTTCCGTCAAACCGTGCTGACCCGTTTCGAACTGCGCCTGCACAACGAGCGGCAGGCCGGATTGCTGTCCAATGACCGCATTGCCGGGATCTGGCTGGAGGAGAATGGCAAACTGTTCGGAGATGCCGTGGAACCGATCCCGGCCTACCGTTGGGGGTGGAGCTATATCAGCCATTTTATTCACAGCCGCTTTTACTGTTATTCCTACACCTTTGCCGAACTGCTGGTTCTGGCGTTGTTCCAGAAATACCGTGAAGAAGGTGAAGGCTTTAAGCCGGGCTATCGCCGCCTGCTGGAATCGGGCGGAGCTTTGTCGCCGGCAGACACAGCCCGTCTGGCTGGGATCGACATCACAGCCGAGGATTTCTGGCAGAAAGGTTATGATTTTCTTAAAGGCTTGATTGAGGAATTACAGGAAATCGTCTGA
- a CDS encoding DUF3047 domain-containing protein, with amino-acid sequence MAGRILLLILVGFCATAQANEYRVSAFSSEGLRGWETKTFKGSTDYSLVRDDGRTVVRAFSKGTASGLFKKMKLDPQSFRYLRWSWKIADIVKNGDETTKAGDDYAARVYVVFPGRFFWQTRAINYIWANRLPKGGAIPNAFTSHAMMLAVESGSERAGQWLTEERDILADYRRLFGDEPHEIGAIAVMTDTDNTGGEATAWYGAITLSTSKSP; translated from the coding sequence ATGGCGGGAAGAATTCTGTTGTTGATACTGGTTGGATTCTGCGCCACCGCCCAGGCAAACGAGTATCGTGTCAGCGCCTTTTCCTCTGAAGGGTTGCGCGGTTGGGAAACCAAGACCTTCAAGGGGTCCACTGACTATTCGCTGGTGCGGGACGATGGCCGGACCGTTGTCAGGGCCTTCAGCAAAGGTACGGCATCGGGACTGTTCAAGAAGATGAAGCTCGATCCCCAAAGCTTTCGCTACCTGCGCTGGTCGTGGAAGATTGCCGACATTGTGAAAAACGGCGATGAAACGACCAAGGCCGGGGACGATTATGCGGCGCGGGTGTATGTGGTCTTTCCGGGCCGTTTTTTCTGGCAGACCAGGGCTATCAACTATATCTGGGCCAACCGCCTGCCCAAGGGAGGCGCCATTCCCAATGCCTTCACCTCCCATGCCATGATGCTGGCCGTGGAATCGGGCTCGGAACGGGCCGGACAATGGCTGACCGAGGAACGGGACATCCTGGCCGACTACCGCCGTCTGTTCGGAGACGAACCTCACGAGATCGGCGCCATTGCCGTCATGACCGATACGGACAACACAGGCGGCGAAGCCACTGCCTGGTATGGGGCGATCACGCTCTCGACCAGCAAATCGCCCTGA
- a CDS encoding transglutaminase family protein, translated as MYPESDDLNDYLVSDTIIDWETPAVRRKALELTQSLSDEVAKARCLYEWVRDTISHTNDAGLDIVTCTASEVLHHGTGICFAKSHLLAALLRAVNIPAGFCYQVLRLDPPVDNEPVLHGFNAVYLATLDKWIRVDSRGNTKGINAQFSIEQEQLAFAMDPEADEFIYEAIFAAPVDSVVATLKRYTTMNELWPDLPQCL; from the coding sequence ATGTACCCTGAATCGGATGATTTAAACGACTATCTGGTTTCCGACACGATTATTGATTGGGAAACTCCGGCTGTCCGGCGGAAGGCTCTGGAACTTACGCAGTCACTGTCGGATGAGGTTGCCAAGGCCCGTTGTCTGTACGAATGGGTGAGAGATACCATTTCCCATACCAATGATGCCGGCCTGGACATTGTGACCTGCACGGCGAGCGAGGTGCTCCATCACGGCACCGGGATCTGTTTTGCCAAAAGCCACCTCCTGGCCGCCTTGCTCCGGGCGGTCAATATCCCGGCCGGTTTCTGCTACCAGGTTTTGCGGCTGGACCCGCCTGTGGATAATGAACCGGTCCTCCACGGTTTTAATGCCGTCTACCTCGCTACTCTCGATAAATGGATTCGGGTCGATAGCCGGGGCAACACCAAGGGGATCAACGCCCAATTCAGCATCGAACAAGAGCAACTTGCCTTTGCCATGGACCCCGAGGCCGATGAATTCATCTACGAGGCTATTTTTGCGGCTCCGGTGGACAGTGTGGTCGCCACGCTGAAAAGGTACACGACCATGAACGAACTGTGGCCGGATCTGCCCCAATGCCTGTGA
- a CDS encoding SagB/ThcOx family dehydrogenase: protein MKKTPHITREIGRYLLTDRIREVVNFWVTPQSEGSDPPPAQKPASEDQNIIKLPDRETWSIQPCDLQTAIADRRSHRRFTAESLTLDELSFLLWATQGVRTVIHEAAVLRTVPSAGCRHPFETYLAVLRVEGLDIGIYRYLPLDHSIIFEKEIDNLSAHLTAAARGQSFAGQAAVTFIWTAIPSRTEWRYAEASYKVIALDAGHVCQNLYLACEAIGAGTCAIAAYNQALADGLLGVDGDEEFAIYLAPVGKIIA, encoded by the coding sequence GTGAAAAAAACTCCGCACATTACCAGAGAGATCGGCAGATATCTTCTGACCGACCGGATACGGGAAGTGGTTAACTTTTGGGTAACCCCGCAATCCGAGGGTTCGGACCCGCCGCCGGCACAGAAACCGGCGTCTGAGGACCAGAACATAATCAAACTGCCGGATCGGGAAACATGGTCCATTCAGCCATGCGACCTGCAAACCGCCATTGCCGACCGCCGGAGCCATCGCCGATTTACGGCAGAGTCCCTGACATTGGATGAACTTTCCTTCCTCCTGTGGGCCACCCAGGGCGTCCGGACGGTAATCCACGAAGCGGCTGTCCTGCGCACCGTTCCTTCCGCCGGCTGTCGCCACCCTTTTGAAACCTATCTCGCCGTGTTGAGGGTCGAAGGTCTCGATATCGGTATCTACCGATACCTGCCGCTGGATCATTCGATTATTTTCGAAAAAGAAATCGATAACCTGTCGGCCCATCTGACGGCAGCCGCCCGAGGACAGAGCTTTGCCGGACAGGCAGCCGTCACGTTCATCTGGACAGCCATCCCCTCCCGGACCGAATGGCGTTATGCAGAAGCATCCTACAAGGTAATTGCCCTGGATGCCGGGCATGTCTGCCAGAACCTCTACCTGGCATGCGAAGCTATCGGAGCCGGCACCTGCGCCATAGCTGCGTACAACCAGGCCTTGGCCGATGGTTTGCTGGGGGTGGATGGGGACGAAGAATTCGCAATCTATTTGGCCCCGGTTGGGAAGATTATTGCTTGA
- a CDS encoding PAS domain S-box protein, whose translation MSIIELKSLAKKFGLILISCWTGIICLLVILSLHYRHQETLKAAENEARDYFYLNLFYRAWGAKMGGVYVPADKVVPNPYLSIPDRDITANNGKQLTLVNPAYMTRMVFESIIASSPDPVINKITSLKPLNPVNAPDEWERKSLEVFERRESKERSEVIDIFGKPYLRLISAFVVEEPCLKCHAQQGYRLGDIRGGINISVPLAKHYGLEKTFNQKIIGGYLFLWMLGTSGIAMTSRRRWNFDIRLQNSERKFRTVCDWTQDWEYWIGPDDIMRYISPSCVDITGYTQAEFTGDPDLLKKIVHPDHSATFCKHHKEAIGGQQRHNDIIEFKIITKQGQVRWIQHRCRPVFDGAVPLGRRVSNRDITDQKAGEEKISRLSAIVESSDDAIISKTMDGVVTTWNQGAEKLFGYSEQEMIGSSLLALFPPDREHEEQDILAAASRGESVKHFETVRICKDGRAIDVSATISPIKDQQGTIIGVSKIARDITARKKADEERLLFERQMMQTQKLESLGVLAGGIAHDFNNILMSIIGNADLALTRINKESPATDNLRHVLDASSRAADLVRQMLAYSGRGQFIIESIDLNALVQEMTHMLEVSISKSAVLRFNLRRPLPSVTADATQIRQVIMNLVINASEAIGDRSGIIAITTGCMNCDQRYLRQICLDKQIPEGLYVFLEIADTGCGMDEKTVGRIFDPFFTTKFTGRGLGMAAVQGIIRGHHGAVKIYSEVGKGTTFKVFLPATTMPGELFDTTPGACSTWRGSGTVLLVDDEESVLGIGSEMLRELGFDVITALDGRQGVDLFIENVEKITCVILDLTMPHLDGEQTFRELRQLRSDVRVIMSSGYNEQEVTQKFLGKGLAGFIQKPYRLLTLRETLRRVLGVS comes from the coding sequence ATGTCAATTATTGAACTGAAATCATTGGCAAAAAAGTTCGGGCTGATCTTAATAAGCTGCTGGACCGGCATCATCTGTTTGTTAGTGATTCTGAGCCTGCATTACCGACATCAAGAGACTTTGAAGGCGGCGGAGAATGAAGCCAGGGACTACTTCTACCTCAACCTGTTTTACCGGGCCTGGGGAGCAAAAATGGGTGGTGTCTACGTCCCGGCAGACAAAGTCGTACCTAATCCTTATCTCAGCATTCCGGACCGCGACATAACCGCCAACAACGGAAAACAACTTACTCTCGTCAATCCCGCCTACATGACCAGGATGGTCTTCGAGTCCATCATTGCCAGTTCACCCGATCCTGTTATAAATAAAATCACCAGCCTCAAACCGCTCAACCCGGTCAACGCCCCCGATGAATGGGAACGCAAGAGCCTCGAAGTATTTGAGCGACGTGAAAGCAAGGAACGCTCCGAGGTGATCGATATTTTCGGAAAGCCCTATTTGCGCCTGATTTCGGCGTTTGTGGTTGAAGAGCCTTGTCTGAAATGCCATGCCCAGCAAGGATACCGCCTGGGGGATATCCGTGGAGGGATCAACATATCGGTGCCGCTTGCCAAACACTACGGATTGGAAAAGACCTTCAACCAAAAAATTATTGGCGGCTATCTTTTCCTCTGGATGCTCGGCACCTCAGGCATAGCAATGACCTCACGCCGGCGTTGGAATTTCGATATAAGATTGCAAAACAGCGAGAGAAAGTTCCGCACCGTATGCGATTGGACTCAGGATTGGGAGTATTGGATCGGCCCGGACGATATAATGCGCTACATTTCTCCCTCCTGTGTTGATATTACCGGGTATACACAGGCCGAATTTACCGGCGACCCGGATCTGCTCAAAAAAATTGTCCACCCGGATCATTCGGCTACTTTTTGCAAGCATCACAAGGAGGCCATAGGCGGGCAGCAGCGTCACAATGATATCATCGAATTTAAAATCATTACCAAACAAGGCCAGGTACGCTGGATCCAGCATCGCTGCCGCCCGGTATTCGATGGGGCGGTGCCCCTGGGGCGGCGCGTTTCGAATCGGGACATAACCGATCAAAAGGCCGGCGAAGAGAAAATCAGCCGTTTGTCGGCCATAGTTGAATCATCCGACGATGCAATCATCTCGAAAACGATGGACGGAGTTGTCACAACGTGGAATCAAGGGGCAGAAAAACTGTTCGGCTATTCCGAACAGGAAATGATCGGCTCATCGTTACTTGCCCTTTTCCCACCGGATCGTGAGCACGAAGAACAGGACATTCTGGCCGCCGCCTCACGCGGAGAGAGCGTCAAGCATTTCGAAACGGTCCGCATTTGCAAAGATGGCAGGGCCATCGACGTTTCGGCAACGATTTCGCCGATAAAGGATCAGCAGGGGACCATCATTGGCGTTTCAAAAATAGCGCGGGATATAACCGCGCGTAAAAAGGCCGATGAGGAACGCCTGCTGTTTGAACGTCAGATGATGCAAACCCAGAAACTGGAAAGCCTTGGGGTATTGGCCGGAGGCATTGCCCATGATTTCAATAATATTCTCATGTCCATCATCGGCAATGCCGATCTGGCTCTGACGCGTATCAACAAGGAATCTCCGGCTACGGATAATCTGCGTCATGTCCTGGACGCCTCGTCCCGTGCCGCCGATCTGGTGCGGCAGATGCTCGCCTATTCGGGCAGAGGTCAGTTCATCATCGAAAGCATCGACCTCAATGCACTGGTTCAAGAGATGACCCATATGCTTGAGGTATCCATTTCCAAGAGTGCAGTGCTCAGATTCAATCTGCGCCGGCCATTGCCGTCCGTTACAGCCGACGCTACCCAGATTCGCCAAGTCATTATGAACCTCGTCATCAATGCCTCCGAGGCAATCGGCGACCGAAGCGGCATTATCGCCATAACCACCGGCTGCATGAATTGCGACCAGCGCTATCTCAGGCAGATATGTCTCGACAAACAAATCCCCGAGGGCCTGTACGTCTTTCTCGAAATAGCCGACACCGGATGCGGAATGGACGAAAAAACAGTGGGCAGGATTTTCGATCCATTCTTCACGACCAAGTTTACCGGCAGGGGATTGGGTATGGCTGCGGTACAAGGAATTATTCGCGGCCACCACGGGGCTGTCAAGATTTATAGCGAAGTTGGAAAAGGCACGACATTTAAGGTGTTTCTTCCCGCCACCACGATGCCGGGAGAGTTGTTTGATACCACCCCCGGCGCGTGCAGCACGTGGCGGGGATCGGGTACCGTGCTTTTGGTGGATGATGAGGAATCGGTGCTTGGAATCGGCAGCGAAATGTTGCGGGAGTTGGGGTTCGATGTCATCACCGCCCTCGATGGGCGGCAGGGTGTGGATCTCTTTATCGAGAACGTGGAAAAGATAACCTGCGTCATTCTCGACCTTACGATGCCGCACCTGGATGGCGAACAGACGTTCCGGGAATTGCGACAACTGCGATCGGATGTTAGAGTTATCATGTCAAGCGGCTATAACGAGCAGGAGGTGACGCAGAAGTTCCTCGGCAAGGGTTTGGCCGGCTTCATTCAAAAACCTTACAGGCTGTTGACGTTGAGAGAAACACTTCGCCGGGTACTTGGAGTTTCTTGA